The window TGAACCGCATCGACGACGTGGTCGTGTTCCGCTCCCTGACCAAGGTCGATCTGCGCAAGATCGTGGACATCCAACTGCGCCGCCTGGACAAGCTCCTCTCCGACCGCCAGGTGAAGCTCGAGCTCAGCGAAGAGGCGAAGCTCCGCCTGGTCGATCTCGGCTACGAGCCGGCGCTCGGAGCGCGTCCCTTGCGGAGAGCGATCTTGAAGCAGGTGCAGGATCCCCTGGCGGAGTCCTTGCTCGGCAACAAGTACGCGGAGGGCACGAGCATCAAGGTGGGGCTCGACGGGGAGAAGTTCACGTTCACGGGGTGAGGGTGGGCTCGCGGACCCTGACGCTGGCGGTCATTCTCTCCGCCGTCTTCGCAGGCTGCTGGGGAGAAACCGAGCGCGACCCCGCCGTCGAGGAAGACCCCTGCGCCGTCTTCGAGGAGAAGGCGCCGTGCTGCGCGCGCATCGAATGCGTTTGGCTCGGTCAGCAGAGCGATGTCGGCCCCGGCTGTGTCACGCCCAAGCACTGCGGGGCGCACGCGAGCTGTGGTCCAGGGAGGAAGTGCATCGATCGCTGGTACGGCGGCTGGACCCCCTGCGGCCAGTTCTTCTACTCCGGGTATGACGTGACGTTCTGCGCGGACTTCTGCCCCATCGACGGACTCGAGGTGGACGGCAGATGCATACAAGTCTGGGAGGGCGATTAGCGCTGCGCGAGAAGTCCACGCGCTGGTGCGGGCGAGAAGCGACGCATACCCCCATGCGACTATGAGGGGGCGGTTCAGTCAAAGGCACACGTGTTCGTGGCCCCTGACGTTCTTGAGGTTGCGCAGGCTGCAAGGCCCGACTGTCCGCGCTCGTGATGGCGCAAAGGTGGAGGTCGGTTGACGGGGTGCAATCGCGCAGGCGGGGTCGAGGCCAGCGGACGCCGTTCACCCGGAGCGGCTGGGCCGCACTCACCGTCTCTGGACAGCCGTTGCTCGGCTCTCGGCTTGTCTCGAAAGCTCCACCTGGCAAACGACCCGCTCTTGCCGACGCGCTGGCCGGACTGCATAGACTTAGGCGTGCTCGTGGTCGGCAAGCGAGACCAGCTGCCCAGAGACGTCTTGGTCGCGGGCTTTGGCGGACGGGGGGTACCGGTCGAGAACGCGCACGCGCTTCAAAGCGCGGCTGCTGGACTGCCGGCGGATGCCGTCTCCCCGTGAGAGCCGGGCCGCCGCAGTCTTCCGCGCGTGTGCGCGGGCTGATCACGTGGCCGCATGCGCAGGCTACGCACCAGAGCTTCTGGAGAAAGGTTGTTCTGGTGACGAAGTAGCTACATGTCTCCGACAAAGGGAACCTGGCAGCCAGCGCCCTGGCCGAAGTCGTAGCCGCATGGACCGCTGGGACTGAAGCAACACTTGACGGTTGGTGGAGTGGGGATGGGCAACGGGCATGACTCAGGGTTGCAGGTCCCGCCCCCCGGCGCCAGCGCCGCCGACGCTCGCGTCGCCAGCGTTGCCGCTTCCCCCCGTGGCGTCGCCCCCTGTGCCACGACTAGTGCCACCGGTACCGCCGGCACTTGCGCCGCCAGTGTTTGCGCCGCCGTTGCCCCCCCCGCCGCCAGCGGCAACACCGCCAGTGCTTGCGCCGCTATCGTTCGCGCCCCCAATGCCACGCCCGCTGTCGTCACCCCCGCAAGACACGGCTGATAGGAGTCCACTCAGCATCACCGCGGCCGCAGCGTCGCTGACCACAAAGATGCCGGAATCACGCACGGCAGTTCCCTCTTGGCTGAGCATAGCGCGAACGCACCCGAAGGACTGCAGAAACCTCAAGGGCACAGGGGTTGCACCACGGCGGGCGGCACGCTCGCCGCGCCAGATCACCAGCGCTGTCATCTGCGGGGGCGATACAGTCGAGAAGCGACGCGTCCCCTCCATGCGCGCAGCGCGCGCCACCGGCAGGGCGCCATGGTCTTGGCACAACTTCAACCGGCGCGCGCTGCCGCATAAGGGGGGGACCGGCGCCGCGAAGCGGCGACGAGGGCGGGGCAACACAACTTCCGCCCCGAGTTCCTGAACCGCATCGACGACGTGGTCGTGTTCCGCTCCCTGACCAAGGTCGATCTGCGCAAGATCGTGGACATCCAACTGCGCCGCCTGGACAAGCTCCTCTCCGACCGCCAGGTGAAGCTCGAGCTCAGCGAAGAGGCGAAGCTCCGCCTGGTCGATCTCGGCTACGAGCCGGCCCTGGGCGCGCGCCCGCTCCGCCGCGCGATCTTGAAGCAGGTGCAAGATCCGCTGGCGGAGGCGCTGCTCGGCAACAAATACGCGGGGGGCACGAGCATCAAGGTGGGGCTCGAGGGGGAGAGGTTTACGTTCACGGGGTGAGGGTGGGCTCGCGGACCCTGACGCTGGCGGTCATTCTCTCCGCCGTCTTCGCAGGCTGCTGGGGAGTGGAAACGATCCTGGATTTGCGCCGCGTTCTGATCACTGTCGCAGGACCGATAACTCCACGGAACTAGCCGCGTTCCGTCGAGCCTCGTCGCGTTCGAGAGGCCGCGCTTTCGCGCGATCGTCTCCACTGGAGTGTACGCGACTCACTTCGGATCGCCCTCATCGTCGGCGATCACGGCAAGCGCAGTCTCGAGGGCCGGCAGCGCGATCCGGTCCTTCTCGCGGTTTGCGGCGCGCTTGCTCGCGATGATTCGCTCGAGCGGAAGGACTTTCAGCACGACCCCGTCCACTTCCACCTCGACCGCCGAGTCCAGCTCGACGCCGAAGTCTCCGAGGCCGTGGCAATGGGTGACGACGTCGAAGCGGTCCTCGAGCTCGCCGCCGCCTATCGTCGGTGGCATCATGCCGAAGTTGCCCGAGATCCACACGCCTCCTGCCGTCCGCACGGCCTCGCCGATGCGCGGGTCGTCCGTACGCTCGAACCACAAGTCGATGTCCTCGGTCATTCCCCGGGCCCCCTGCAAGAGCGCCGCGCTCATGCCGACGACCAGATAGCGCACCCCGAGTCGGTTGAGCTCCTCGAGTAGCTTCCTCTCAGCGGGGGAGAGTGCCAGCGCGACCATGAAGGAGACCTCTGCGCAGCCGCTCCGAGGGAGTGCGACTCAGGTTCACGAGCGTGTGAAACACGTCGCTGGCATCGAGCTCCGGGTGGCGTGCCACGATGGCGTACGCGCGGCGCCACAGCGGCTCGAGCTGCGCCGCGAGGGCGCGCTGCTCGGGGCTCAGCTGCTGCTCTTCCAACCTGCTCATCTACGGCGAGCATACCCCAGCGAGGCGCGTTTCGCACTCACGGGCGTCCCAAGATCTTCAAGGAGCCTTCCCCCGGCGGGCCGCGCGGGCCGCGCGCATCGCCAGCCGGCACCAGATCAGGGCAGGCGGAAGCTCGGCACCGACGCGTGAGTACTCGTCGGCCGACGGCTCGCGCGGTTGCACGCCGCCAGGGGCTGCGCGTCGATCCGCGAGAAACGCCAGCAAGTGCGTCGAGTCGAAGTCGCGCCGCGAGGGCTTTCGATACGAGCCGTCGCGCTCCTGCAACAGCCCCTCGGACGAGAGGAACGCGAGCTCTGCCCCGAACACCGAGCCGAGGCCACGCCGGAAGATGCTGCGGAAGCTCGCGTCGTCGAGGCCGCCGCGGCTGGCGCGCTCGGTCGCGAAGAAAGCCATCTCGAAGCGGAGGTCACTCGAGCAAGCCAGGACGTCCGGCGCTTCGCCGGCGAGGACGGCGCTGGTGTAGCTTCCCACGTCGCCGGCGGCGATGAAGTGATAGCCGGCGTGGATCCGGCCCATCCCGCCGTGCCCGATCGCCAGGACGGAGCCGGGATCGATCATGTCTTGTTGGGAGTACCCGCGCTCGCCCTCGTGCACGAACAGATACTGCGTGCCCCAGAGCGGAGGCTCCGGCCCGGGCAGCGGATACAGCGGGAGTGCCTCGGCGCGGATGATCTCGTCGGCGCGCGCGAGCATGGCGCTGGCGAGCACGATCGCATCGTCACCTGGGACGTAGCCGGCGTCGGCGAGCGGCGAGCCCTCGCTCAGGTAGCGATTCACGCTGAGCGCGTCGGCGCCGAGGGCGAGGGCGAGCCTCAGCGACTCTTCGAAGGACTCCAGGGTCTCGCCGGGGAGCCCCGCGAGCAGGTCCAGGTTCACGGACAGGCCCGCGCGCTTCGCGCTCTCCACCGCGGACACCAGCCGCTCGCGCGTCTGATCGCTGCGGTTCACCAACTCGAGCACCCGCGGAGTGAAGCTCTCGACCCCGAAGCTCACCCGGCGGATCCCGCGCCTCGCCGCGACCGCGAGCTTCTCCTCCGTGGTGGTCGTCGGGTGCGCCTCGATGTCGGCGACGAAATCCGGCGTGCGCGCGAAGGCGCGCTCGGCCTCGCCCAGGATGCGATCGAGATCGGGCGCGGAGAGCAGCGTCGGGGTTCCGCCGCCCACGTGGAGCGCGGCGATGGGAACGCCCTCGAACAGCTCGCCATGACGCCGGAGCTCGCGCACGACCGCCTCCACGTAGCGGGCCAAGGACTGCTTGCTCTCCGGTCGCTGGGCGGAGAGCAGGCAGTACGAGCAGATCTTCGCGCAGAAGGGCAGGTGAACGTAGAGCACCACCCGATCGTGGACGCGCCCTTCGCGGGCCGCCGTGACGAAGCGCTGCCAGTTCTCGCGCTGCCAGCGCCCGGAGCGCGGCTCGAAGTCGAGCGCCAGCGGATCGGCCAGCGGATCCGGCGAGCGCCGGATGGCCGCTCGCACGCGTTCGAGTCGGGCACGGAGCTCGGCGCTCACGCGGGCAGCCTCGGAAACAGCCCCCGGAGCACCGGCCGAGGCACGTTGGACGGAGCCCAGCAGCGCGTGCAAGGCGCGTGGGGCAAGCCGCGCGCGAACTCCGCGAGCTCGGGGCCACCGAGCAAGCTCGCGAGCGAGCGCTCGCGCACGTTACCGAGCGCGAATTCGCGCTTGATGATCGGAGCCTGACTGCACGGATGGACGTCGCCCGCGACTCCGACGGTCAGATCGCGCCCGACCAGCGGGCAGCCGTGGCGCTCCACGAACGAGCGATTGTGCTCTCCGCGCGAGAAGCGCGCGAGCTCGGCGCGGACGGCTTCCGAGCTCACGACGGCTGCCTCGTCCCAGCGCTCCGGCGGCACGCCCGCCTCGAGCAGCGGCAGCGGCACCGGCAGCATCACGAAGTCCGCCCGCGCGGCGCGCACGCTTCGCGCGAGCGGTGGGACGATCTCGAAGTACAGCTTCTCGAGCCAGGTCTTCGATGCCAGGTGCGCCAAAGGGCTCCCCTCGAAGTTGTCCCCCGCCAGCGTGAGCGCGAAGCCGGTGGGCTTCCTCTCGCGGAGGAGCTCCCACACCTCGGCGACGCGGCCGACGTTGTGCTTCGAGACCACCGTGTTCGAAGACCAGTACAACCTCGGGAGCTGCTCTCTCGCGGCGTCGAGCAGCGCGAGCAACGCTCGGGTGATGCCCTCGCGCCCCCGCACCCGATCGTTCTCGGTCGCGTCGGCCGCATCGATCGAGACGACGAGTCGATCCGCGCCCCTGAGCGGCTCGATCCAGCGCAGGGGATCTCCCGGGATCCCGCCGCTGAACACCGCCTTGTCGATCGAGGGGCCGAGCGCCGCGAGCGCCGCCGGCAGCGCTGGCGACAGCAAGGGCTCGCCACCGACGAAGATCACCTCCCGAAAGCCGGCAGCGCGGATCTCGGAGGCCACCCGCGCGACCTCGTCCGCGGCCAGCTCCGAGAGCTTCTGCTGGCTCTCGATGTCGCAATACGAGCAGCGGCTCGGGCAGGCCGAGGTCAGGACCCAGATGACTCGGTTCGGCTGCATTCCGCTCGGCTCTCGGGCAACCGTAGAAGGCGCTCCCGCGACGTGCAAGGCTTGGCCCTGTCATGAGACGGCTCCGGGTGGCGCTGGTGCTGCCGTACGGCGACGCGCGCGAGGGGTACTTCCCCGACACGTTGATGGAGCTCGCCACGACCGAAGCGCGGCGCGCGGGGCACGACGCCGCCCTGGTGCGCGTCTACTACGATCCGGCGCGTCCGACCCTCGCCCGCGAGTCCCTCGCCGGCTGGCTCCGCGAGCAGAGCCCGGATCTCGTCGTCGTCGAGCGCTTGTTCGATCCGGCGCCGATCGTGGATTTCACGCGTGAGCGGGCCGGCGGCCAGAGCCTGATGGTGTCGTGGGGCGACGCCGATCTGGTCCCCGGGATCGATCTCTGCCTCGGGCTCTTCGCCGGCACCACGCCCTCGGGACGCACGCGTCGCTCGCCCGGCGCCGGCGATCTGGTGTGGAGCTTCGGCGAGCTCCTGCGGGCGCTCGCCACGAACGCGGACCCGCTCACGGTGCCCGGCGTCATGCGCAACCTCGCGGGGCGGGTGGAGCACGGGCCACCCCTCGAACGCCGGCCGTTGCCCGCTCCGTTCGAACCGGCGCTGGACGCGGAGACACTCTGCACCGGGACTCCGCCTCGCATCACGCATCGGGTGATCTTCGGAAATTCCGGCTGCCCCTTCGCCCTAGATCCGCTCGACGACCCGCACTACCGCGGGCTGCCCTTGGCCCAGGTCGGCGGGCTCTCTCGCCTGGGATGCGCGTTCTGCCACGCCGGGGGCGACTACCAGGCTCGGCCCGACGACGAAGTGATCGCCGAGCTCGTGACGCAGGCGCGCTACTTCTGGGAGCGGACCGACGTGCGGACGTTCGTGATCTCGGATCAGCACCCCGTGCGCTACCTCCAGAGCCTGATCGTGCGCGCGGCGGAGGCGGGTCTCGGCGGCGCGCGCTGGCTGTTCCCTGCGCGAGCCGACGCGTTCGTGCGCGAGCTCGACAAGCTCGAGCGCGCGGTGCTCGAGGCCGAGCAGAGCGGTCAGGTGCTCGAGCTGTATCTGTCTGGGTTCGAGGCCTTCTCCGACGAGGAGCTCCGGCGCTACAACAAAGGAGCGACGGTCGCCGAGCTCGTCCGAGCGGTCG is drawn from Polyangiaceae bacterium and contains these coding sequences:
- a CDS encoding radical SAM protein translates to MSAELRARLERVRAAIRRSPDPLADPLALDFEPRSGRWQRENWQRFVTAAREGRVHDRVVLYVHLPFCAKICSYCLLSAQRPESKQSLARYVEAVVRELRRHGELFEGVPIAALHVGGGTPTLLSAPDLDRILGEAERAFARTPDFVADIEAHPTTTTEEKLAVAARRGIRRVSFGVESFTPRVLELVNRSDQTRERLVSAVESAKRAGLSVNLDLLAGLPGETLESFEESLRLALALGADALSVNRYLSEGSPLADAGYVPGDDAIVLASAMLARADEIIRAEALPLYPLPGPEPPLWGTQYLFVHEGERGYSQQDMIDPGSVLAIGHGGMGRIHAGYHFIAAGDVGSYTSAVLAGEAPDVLACSSDLRFEMAFFATERASRGGLDDASFRSIFRRGLGSVFGAELAFLSSEGLLQERDGSYRKPSRRDFDSTHLLAFLADRRAAPGGVQPREPSADEYSRVGAELPPALIWCRLAMRAARAARRGKAP
- a CDS encoding radical SAM protein, producing the protein MQPNRVIWVLTSACPSRCSYCDIESQQKLSELAADEVARVASEIRAAGFREVIFVGGEPLLSPALPAALAALGPSIDKAVFSGGIPGDPLRWIEPLRGADRLVVSIDAADATENDRVRGREGITRALLALLDAAREQLPRLYWSSNTVVSKHNVGRVAEVWELLRERKPTGFALTLAGDNFEGSPLAHLASKTWLEKLYFEIVPPLARSVRAARADFVMLPVPLPLLEAGVPPERWDEAAVVSSEAVRAELARFSRGEHNRSFVERHGCPLVGRDLTVGVAGDVHPCSQAPIIKREFALGNVRERSLASLLGGPELAEFARGLPHAPCTRCWAPSNVPRPVLRGLFPRLPA